The segment CCATCTAAAGCACCTAAGCAATTCTATATCACATGTATAAAACCTTGAGTTAGGATACTATATTTAAATCTAAATCAACTAAATTATGTACGAGTTATATATAGAACTCACTCCAATACCTTGAACCATTTCCACCTTGAGTCTGTAGAATTAGCTGTAATTGGCTCTGCCTTTTTAAATAGTACATCTTGTAAGCGTATGACAGCATTTAAAACATTGAAAAATGATCTGCTAACGGTTTCCCCAGACCTATTAAAGTGATGCTTGATAACTCGATTTTTAATATGATGAGAAATGATATGTAAAAACATTGTCACTTGCTCATCAATAAGCATGTTCCTTGACGACTTCAATCCCCCTAAAGTTTGTAACATCTCACATAGTTTAAAAAAGGTAGTTCTATTCAtcctaacttgttcaatacaggtCTCGTCACTAGCATATACAAGTCTTTTCACATAATCTCGTtttgcataaaaatctaaaatataggaTCTAATCCTTGGTCTATAAGTATGTAGGCTATGGATGACACCCAATGAAAGTAAGAACCAACTCGCAACTGTACACATTTGCAACCATATTGTCAATGCAAGACCAATTCTTTTACGCCTCTGACTTTGTACTAAAGGCAGACGAGCCATTATTGCAAGATATTAAAGTGTTACATATCTTCAAATCATAGTAAAAGGGTCACATTTCTTCAAAACTAATTTCAATAAcagtaaaacaaaatcaaagaatttAATTTCTAAAGAACTTACAGTGGTTCAGTGAATACAAGAAGCTCAACTGTGAGTGAAAGAAGCAATCAAGCAAGCCAAAGAAGAAGAGGGAACAATAACACACTGTCAAAGAAAAATGAACAATACATAtttatcaaatttcattcaaCAAAATTGACTTTTTGTTTAACAAATAATAATGTCTTGAAcattaaaaagaaattaataatgaGCATCTAATCTTAAAATACATCCACAtctaaattacataatttccAATGTTAtagaaatatacatatattatatgaAACTTTTTAATTTACCTTTTAAAAATTCGATCTTTAATTTACCTTCAATTCAATCTTTAAAAGTTGATTGATGACCAATTTCTATATCTATCGAGATTATATTATTTTGTCTAAATTTTATAATaacattatatttataaaaatataattattattattttttattgtatataaaaataaaactattatAAGTAATAGAAAAGAgttattaagttattattataaaagttaaatacatccattttcttttccttcaaaaaaaaaaaaaaagtggtggTGTCATTGCTTTTTATCAAGTTTACAAGGAATTTTTCACTTTATATGAATCACTACtatttattatgtttttttaTAGAGTGAGTAACGTGCTTTCCCACATTGTAATACATTATAAAGTGAGCAAGATTGGGGAAAAAATTCAACACTCTATATCTTTTGGACTGGGGAAAAAATTGGAAATACATCTCCATAACAAATTAGCCTCTCAGCCTTACCAATAGCCTGTTAAATTTAGTCGTGATTGGATGAGTAGATATCCAACTGCAGTCGGTCTGGACTAATATCATCACCTGATCATGATAGCAAAAAGGAATTGAGCCTATTAAaaattcgaaaataattatttaacaaaGTGGCAaacatctaaaataaataaatgaatttaaataacTAAGATGCATCGTCAAACTGCAGGTCAAAACCTACAGCCAAAAAATATAGCACATAAACAACATTTTGCAAGAGAACAAAAAAGATACATGACAAATGCACTTAAATGGGGGCATGCATACCCATGTTATGCCAGTGCATGAAAACTTACCTAAACAATGCCCAGAACATCAATAAGCCTACACCTTGCAGGGGAAACAGTAAATGCAAAGAAAGATTATAGCACTACAATGAAATTTTCTCCACCAATGAAGATGGCTATTTCAAGCAAACAAATGGCTCTGAGTTTTAATTGATTTGTGCATTCATGAAGCTAAGAAGAAGAGCACATATGAATTTCTCGATGGACATCTCCCCTGCAAAAAGATCATAATGAGTTACATATCAAGAAACTACCATTATAGAGAAATGCCAGTACAGAGATCATAAGCAACCTCTAACACCAAATAATACTCAAAATGAAATATTTTATATCAAATGTATGCCTCACTAGCTTTGCTGGTGAAGAATTGAATAAATATATAATCTTGGGAAAAAAAAAAGTAGTCTGGAAAAGCGACTCTCGCCAGATTACTTTTGCAGTAAAACCTGTTTTAGCATTTACTAGATCCAACCGGAgattttcataatatttttaccGAATTAATACGCATAGAAATGAGCTGCTTAAGACTGCAAAATTTAGGTTAGAGAAAGTGAATAAACCGACAGCTGACTTTGTCAATACTGTATGAACATAGATCTCATAAGATGATGACTGTTTAGACCTAATAAAAACTGGAAGACTTTgaacttttgtttttattaaaacatGGTATTCTACTTGTGCTGGAAAGGCTACACTCTGGCATTTGGCAACCCCTTCCtttgtccttttttttttttatacctCATAATAATAATCTACTTAGAATTCAGATTGACTTTGCATCACTGGTTTTAGGCATCGTTTACCCTATATCAAATCAACAAATTAAGCTATTACTACCATTTTCAAGGAACCAGCTTAACTAATCTCAAGGGTTCTAACAAACTCAATTTACAGAAGCTGCAAATAACAAGTATAGCTTAAATTAAGTTGTCCTACTATTTTCCAATTTGATAACTGCAAAAACATGACTTCTGCTAAGAGTAAGCAACAGACGGtatagaaaataaagaaaagagccGGTTGTAAAGTAATCCTTTATGTTGAAAGATCAAAAACAGATAATCCAGAAATGGACAAGAATGAAGGGACGTGCCTGGGC is part of the Gossypium arboreum isolate Shixiya-1 chromosome 5, ASM2569848v2, whole genome shotgun sequence genome and harbors:
- the LOC108452900 gene encoding protein ALP1-like isoform X2; amino-acid sequence: MARLPLVQSQRRKRIGLALTIWLQMCTVASWFLLSLGVIHSLHTYRPRIRSYILDFYAKRDYVKRLVYASDETCIEQVRMNRTTFFKLCEMLQTLGGLKSSRNMLIDEQVTMFLHIISHHIKNRVIKHHFNRSGETVSRSFFNVLNAVIRLQDVLFKKAEPITANSTDSRWKWFKNCLGALDGTHIKIRVSTVDKSRYRTRKGDIATNMLGVCTPDMHFVYVLPGWEGSVVDERILRDAISRRHGLKVSHGCYYLVDVGYANCEGFLAPFRGQRYHLNEWRQGYQPSTPEEFFNMKHASAHNVIERCFGLLKLRWGILRSPLFYPSWEKDYLVM
- the LOC108452900 gene encoding protein ALP1-like isoform X1: MARLPLVQSQRRKRIGLALTIWLQMCTVASWFLLSLGVIHSLHTYRPRIRSYILDFYAKRDYVKRLVYASDETCIEQVRMNRTTFFKLCEMLQTLGGLKSSRNMLIDEQVTMFLHIISHHIKNRVIKHHFNRSGETVSRSFFNVLNAVIRLQDVLFKKAEPITANSTDSRWKWFKNCLGALDGTHIKIRVSTVDKSRYRTRKGDIATNMLGVCTPDMHFVYVLPGWEGSVVDERILRDAISRRHGLKVSHGCYYLVDVGYANCEGFLAPFRGQRYHLNEWRQGYQPSTPEEFFNMKHASAHNVIERCFGLLKLRWGILRSPLFYPVRVHNSIIFACCLLHNFI